A genomic window from Pyxicephalus adspersus chromosome 2, UCB_Pads_2.0, whole genome shotgun sequence includes:
- the LOC140322653 gene encoding nucleotidyltransferase MB21D2-like isoform X1 has translation MTSSARPLTEVDFCSGSRIEEINKLLEELERRESSTLQGKEVLQSCVQAKDLIFSLVGQIHPLPSPNALLLLSGGLCSGLLDVSPTDLGALSPFISCSISYTLLVPILRLPSPDDLSQSCPCHYVLPISLWEPPPPQLSSDNPHLTPHHISQWFLPSLLSAVSNLSDSSLPLTLEKAELWGNCASILLSKPSGLLIRFDVVPVVEVQGWPPGAQYLDDWLGDDGFPPKSFHLLPWGAEGQWRVGFPGVELYMRRCLHPALSRVLRASMAVLGPILQQPGGPGPYILWITLIHACERLPLGFLCQTQNAASCFLGILEELALSFLRGSCPNPFLPGCDLLLGTRGHYLARKVSEVRAQPVFYLREVIREAKEVVKGEKMEKEDIEEKEERGSSCYPS, from the exons ATGACTTCGTCGGCCCGGCCTCTGACGGAGGTGGATTTCTGTTCCGGCTCTCGAATTGAAGAGATAAACAAACTCCTGGAGGAGCtggagaggagagagagcagcacCCTGCAGGGGAAGGAAGTCCTGCAGAGCTGTGTGCAGGCCAAGGACCTCATCTTCTCCTTAGTAG GTCAGATTCATCCTCTGCCATCCCCCAACGCCTTGCTTCTCCTTTCTGGTGGATTATGTTCTGGACTACTTGATGTTTCCCCCACTGATTTAGGGGCTTTATCCCCTTTCATTTCATGCTCCATCTCCTATACGTTGCTTGTCCCCATCCTCCGTCTACCATCCCCTGATGACCTGTCCCAGTCCTGTCCATGCCACTATGTCCTTCCCATATCTCTGTGGGAACCTCCACCTCCACAGCTCAGCTCTGACAACCCACACCTGACACCACACCATATATCTCAGTGGTTCCTTCCTTCTCTACTGTCTGCAGTGTCCAATCTGTCCGATTCTTCTCTTCCACTGACCTTAGAGAAAGCCGAGCTGTGGGGTAATTGTGCCTCAATACTGCTATCGAAACCTAGTGGCCTCCTCATTCGCTTTGATGTTGTCCCTGTTGTAGAGGTTCAGGGTTGGCCTCCCGGGGCCCAGTATCTTGATGACTGGTTAGGTGATGATGGATTCCCACCTAAGTCATTCCATCTTCTTCCATGGGGTGCTGAGGGACAGTGGCGGGTGGGCTTCCCAGGGGTTGAGCTCTACATGCGACGTTGCTTGCACCCAGCCTTGTCCAGGGTCCTAAGAGCCTCTATGGCAGTGTTGGGGCCAATACTCCAGCAGCCTGGAGGTCCAGGTCCTTATATATTATGGATCACCCTCATACATGCCTGTGAGAGGCTCCCACTTGGGTTCCTGTGCCAAACACAGAATGCAGCCTCATGTTTCCTGGGGATCCTAGAGGAACTTGCCCTCTCCTTCCTTCGAGGATCATGTCCCAACCCATTCCTACCAGGATGTGATCTGTTATTGGGCACCCGGGGTCACTACCTTGCCCGGAAGGTGTCTGAGGTACGGGCCCAGCCAGTATTCTACCTCCGTGAGGTTATAAGGGAAGCCAAAGAGGTGGTCAAAGGGGAGAAGATGGAGAAAGAGGATAttgaggagaaggaggagagaggGTCCAGCTGTTACCCCAGCTAG